The following are from one region of the Staphylococcus argenteus genome:
- the purH gene encoding bifunctional phosphoribosylaminoimidazolecarboxamide formyltransferase/IMP cyclohydrolase — MKKAILSVSNKTGIVEFAKALTQLDYELYSTGGTKRILDEANIPVHSVSELTHFPEIMDGRVKTLHPAVHGGILADRNKQQHLNEISEQQIDLIDMVVVNLYPFQQTVANPDVTTDEAIENIDIGGPTMLRAAAKNYKYVTTIVHPSDYNEVLERLNNDSLDEAFRKSLMIKVYEHTAEYDAAIVRFFKGDQETLRYGENPQQSAYFVRTSNAKHTIAGAKQLHGKQLSYNNIKDADATLALVKKFDTPAAVAVKHMNPCGVGISDTIEQAFQHAYEADSQSIFGGIVALNRTVTSELAEQLHSIFLEVIIAPKFSDEALNILTQKKNVRLLEIDMTLDSNEEEFVSVSGGYLVQDKDNYIVPKEEMKIVTDVEPTDEQWEAMLLGWKVVPSVKSNAIILSNNKQTVGIGAGQMNRVGAAKIALERAIEINDSVALVSDGFFPMGDTVELAAQHGIKAIIQPGGSIKDQESIDMANKHGITMVITGTRHFKH, encoded by the coding sequence GGAGGAACGAAACGTATATTAGATGAAGCAAATATACCCGTTCATTCTGTTTCAGAATTAACGCATTTTCCCGAAATCATGGATGGACGTGTGAAGACATTACATCCAGCTGTTCACGGCGGTATTTTAGCCGATAGAAATAAACAACAGCATTTGAATGAAATATCAGAACAACAAATTGATTTAATAGATATGGTTGTTGTTAATTTATATCCATTCCAACAAACTGTTGCTAATCCTGACGTAACAACGGATGAAGCTATTGAAAATATAGATATTGGTGGACCAACTATGTTGCGTGCAGCAGCTAAAAACTATAAATATGTGACTACAATTGTGCATCCTTCTGATTATAACGAAGTGTTGGAACGCTTAAACAATGATTCATTAGATGAAGCGTTTAGAAAATCATTAATGATTAAAGTTTATGAACATACTGCAGAATATGATGCAGCGATTGTACGTTTCTTTAAAGGGGACCAAGAAACGTTAAGATATGGTGAGAACCCTCAACAATCAGCATATTTTGTAAGAACTTCAAATGCAAAGCACACGATTGCTGGCGCTAAACAATTACATGGGAAACAATTAAGTTATAACAATATTAAAGATGCAGATGCTACGTTAGCCTTAGTTAAAAAATTTGATACTCCAGCAGCAGTTGCAGTTAAGCATATGAATCCTTGCGGTGTTGGTATCAGCGATACTATTGAGCAAGCTTTTCAACATGCTTACGAAGCGGATAGTCAATCAATTTTTGGTGGGATTGTTGCATTAAATAGAACTGTAACATCTGAATTAGCAGAGCAATTGCATAGTATCTTTCTAGAAGTGATTATTGCACCTAAATTTTCAGACGAAGCTTTAAATATTTTGACTCAAAAGAAAAATGTAAGATTGTTAGAAATCGACATGACATTGGATAGTAATGAAGAGGAGTTTGTCTCTGTATCTGGTGGATATTTAGTTCAAGATAAAGATAACTATATTGTACCAAAAGAAGAAATGAAAATTGTAACAGATGTTGAGCCAACGGATGAACAATGGGAAGCAATGTTACTTGGATGGAAAGTCGTACCATCAGTAAAAAGTAATGCAATTATTTTAAGTAACAACAAACAAACTGTTGGTATTGGTGCAGGTCAAATGAATCGTGTTGGTGCAGCAAAAATCGCGTTAGAAAGAGCAATTGAAATTAATGATAGCGTTGCATTAGTATCGGATGGTTTTTTCCCTATGGGTGATACAGTTGAACTTGCAGCTCAACATGGTATTAAGGCAATTATTCAACCAGGTGGTTCAATTAAAGACCAAGAATCAATTGATATGGCAAATAAACATGGTATTACAATGGTTATTACAGGCACTCGACATTTTAAACATTAA
- the purD gene encoding phosphoribosylamine--glycine ligase: MNVLVIGAGGREHALAYKLNQSDSVKQVYVIPGNEAMSTVAEVHTEIAESDHQAILKFAKNHNIDWVVIGPEQPLIDGLADVLREHGFKVFGPNKHAAQIEGSKLFAKKLMEKYDIPTADYKEVDYKKDALIYIENCELPVVIKKDGLAAGKGVIIADTIEAARSAIEVMYGDEEDGTVVFETFLEGEEFSLMTFVNGDLAVPFDCIAQDHKRAYDNDEGPNTGGMGAYCPVPHISDDVLQITNETIAQPIAKAMLNEGYHFFGVLYIGAILTKDGPKVIEFNARFGDPEAQVLLSRMESDLMQHIIDLYEGKEIHFKWKNETIVGVMLASNGYPDTYEKGHEVSGFDLNENYFISGLRKQGDTFVTSGGRVILAVGKGDNVAKAQRDAYDKVSQIKSDHLFYRHDIANKAL, from the coding sequence ATGAATGTATTAGTAATAGGTGCTGGTGGTCGTGAGCATGCACTAGCATATAAACTTAATCAATCAGACAGTGTAAAACAAGTTTATGTAATTCCTGGTAATGAAGCAATGTCAACTGTTGCTGAAGTACATACTGAAATTGCTGAATCAGATCACCAAGCGATACTTAAATTTGCAAAAAATCACAATATTGATTGGGTTGTAATTGGTCCAGAACAGCCATTAATTGATGGATTGGCAGATGTTTTACGTGAACATGGTTTCAAAGTATTTGGTCCAAACAAACATGCGGCACAAATTGAAGGCTCGAAATTATTTGCTAAAAAATTAATGGAGAAATATGATATTCCGACAGCAGATTATAAAGAAGTTGATTACAAAAAAGACGCATTAATATATATTGAAAACTGTGAATTACCAGTTGTCATTAAAAAAGACGGTTTAGCAGCCGGCAAAGGTGTTATCATTGCAGATACAATAGAAGCAGCAAGAAGTGCGATTGAAGTCATGTATGGTGACGAAGAAGATGGCACCGTTGTATTCGAAACTTTCTTAGAAGGTGAAGAATTTTCATTAATGACGTTTGTGAATGGAGATTTAGCAGTGCCGTTTGATTGTATTGCTCAAGATCATAAGCGTGCATATGATAACGATGAAGGACCAAATACAGGTGGCATGGGTGCTTATTGTCCAGTTCCACATATTAGTGATGATGTATTGCAAATAACTAATGAAACGATTGCTCAACCGATTGCTAAAGCAATGTTAAATGAAGGTTATCATTTCTTTGGTGTCTTATATATTGGTGCTATTTTAACTAAGGATGGACCGAAAGTAATTGAGTTTAATGCTCGTTTTGGAGATCCTGAGGCACAAGTATTATTAAGTCGTATGGAAAGCGACTTAATGCAACATATTATTGATTTATATGAAGGTAAAGAAATTCATTTTAAATGGAAAAATGAAACAATTGTTGGAGTAATGTTAGCTTCAAATGGATATCCAGATACGTATGAAAAAGGCCATGAAGTAAGTGGTTTTGATTTAAATGAAAACTATTTTATCAGTGGATTGCGAAAGCAAGGTGATACATTCGTGACATCGGGTGGTAGAGTCATACTTGCCGTAGGAAAAGGTGACAATGTTGCAAAAGCACAACGAGATGCATATGATAAAGTATCACAAATTAAAAGTGACCATTTATTCTATCGTCACGACATTGCGAATAAAGCATTGTAA
- a CDS encoding glutaredoxin family protein, producing MTDIIIYTQNDCPPCTFVKNYLTEHQVAFEEKNINNNKYRIEMMDYDAFSTPFILLKGKPMYHVDLEKINSVLNIQN from the coding sequence ATGACAGATATTATCATTTATACCCAAAACGATTGTCCGCCATGTACTTTTGTAAAAAATTATTTAACGGAACATCAAGTGGCTTTTGAAGAAAAGAACATCAACAATAATAAGTATCGAATTGAAATGATGGATTATGATGCATTTTCAACACCATTTATTTTATTAAAAGGCAAACCGATGTATCATGTCGATTTAGAAAAAATTAACAGCGTTTTAAATATTCAAAATTAA
- the ptsP gene encoding phosphoenolpyruvate--protein phosphotransferase: MSKLIKGIAASDGVAIAKAYLLVEPDLTFDKTEKVTDVEGEVAKFNSAIEASKVELTKIRNNAEVQLGADKAAIFDAHLLVLDDPELIQPIQDKIKNENANAATALTDVTTQFVTIFESMDNEYMKERAADIRDVSKRVLSHILGVELPNPSMIDESVVIVGNDLTPSDTAQLNKEFVQGFATNIGGRTSHSAIMSRSLEIPAIVGTKSITQEVKQGDMIIVDGLNGDVIINPTEDELIAYQDKRERYFADKKELQKLRDADTVTVDGVHAELAANIGTPNDLPGVIENGAQGIGLYRTEFLYMGRDQMPTEEEQFEAYKEVLEAMDGKRVVVRTLDIGGDKELSYLNLPEEMNPFLGYRAIRLCLAQQDIFRPQLRALLRASVYGKLNIMFPMVATINEFREAKAILLEEKENLKNEGHDVSDDIELGIMVEIPATAALADVFAKEVDFFSIGTNDLIQYTLAADRMSERVSYLYQPYNPSILRLVKQVIEASHKEGKWTGMCGEMAGDETAIPLLLGLGLDEFSMSATSILKARRQINGLSKNEMTELANRAVDCATQEEVIELVNNYAK; encoded by the coding sequence ATGTCTAAATTAATTAAAGGTATTGCTGCATCTGATGGTGTTGCAATTGCTAAAGCTTACTTATTAGTTGAGCCAGACTTAACATTCGACAAAACTGAAAAAGTCACTGATGTTGAAGGAGAAGTTGCAAAGTTCAATAGCGCTATCGAAGCTTCTAAAGTTGAGTTAACTAAAATTAGAAATAATGCAGAGGTTCAACTAGGTGCTGATAAAGCTGCAATCTTTGATGCACATTTATTAGTTTTAGATGACCCTGAATTAATTCAACCAATTCAAGATAAGATTAAAAATGAAAATGCTAATGCTGCAACAGCATTAACAGATGTAACAACACAATTTGTTACTATTTTTGAATCAATGGATAATGAATACATGAAAGAACGTGCAGCAGATATTCGCGACGTTTCTAAACGTGTTTTATCACACATATTGGGTGTAGAATTACCAAATCCGAGCATGATTGATGAAAGTGTTGTTATTGTAGGGAATGATTTAACACCTTCTGATACAGCTCAATTAAATAAAGAATTTGTACAAGGTTTTGCTACAAATATTGGTGGAAGAACTAGTCACTCTGCAATTATGAGTCGTTCTTTAGAAATTCCAGCAATTGTTGGTACTAAATCAATTACACAAGAAGTTAAACAAGGCGACATGATTATCGTTGATGGATTAAACGGTGATGTTATTATCAATCCAACTGAAGATGAGTTAATCGCTTATCAAGATAAACGTGAACGTTATTTTGCTGACAAAAAAGAGTTACAAAAACTACGTGATGCTGATACTGTTACAGTTGACGGTGTTCATGCTGAACTTGCAGCAAATATTGGTACACCTAATGATTTACCAGGTGTTATTGAAAATGGTGCACAAGGTATTGGCTTATATAGAACTGAGTTCTTATATATGGGTCGTGACCAAATGCCAACAGAAGAAGAACAATTCGAAGCTTATAAAGAAGTATTAGAAGCAATGGACGGAAAACGTGTTGTTGTTCGTACTTTAGATATCGGTGGAGATAAAGAACTTTCTTACTTAAACTTACCTGAAGAGATGAATCCATTCTTGGGTTATAGAGCAATTCGACTTTGTCTTGCGCAACAAGATATTTTCAGACCTCAATTACGAGCATTATTACGTGCATCAGTATACGGTAAATTAAATATCATGTTCCCAATGGTGGCAACAATCAATGAATTTAGAGAAGCTAAAGCTATATTATTAGAAGAAAAAGAAAACCTTAAAAATGAAGGTCATGATGTTTCAGATGATATAGAATTAGGAATTATGGTAGAAATTCCAGCAACTGCAGCATTAGCTGATGTCTTTGCTAAAGAAGTTGATTTCTTCAGTATTGGTACAAATGATTTAATTCAATACACATTAGCTGCAGATCGTATGTCAGAGCGTGTATCTTATTTATACCAACCATATAACCCTTCAATTTTACGCTTAGTTAAACAAGTTATTGAAGCGTCACATAAAGAAGGTAAATGGACTGGTATGTGTGGCGAGATGGCTGGTGATGAAACAGCTATTCCATTGCTATTAGGATTAGGATTAGACGAGTTCTCAATGAGTGCAACATCTATTCTTAAAGCTAGAAGACAAATCAATGGTTTAAGTAAAAATGAAATGACTGAACTTGCAAACCGTGCAGTGGACTGTGCAACGCAAGAAGAAGTGATTGAATTAGTTAACAATTACGCAAAATAA
- a CDS encoding energy-coupling factor transporter transmembrane component T family protein, which yields MYEQWKIRHSFVDDVNIITKLFLGILLFFFIIFVHNFDFMLYTTILLLVFLLLFNGTQFKITAIFIAISVGFALLSSLFMILYGNGSHTILKFGFIHITTESLIRGLHVSLRTIAMSFFGILIALTSQVVMIFYSLMQHLKVKSKVAYAFMAAIRMLPLMITSLIQLRRSLKMRYQMIDASNYRGLNRFKHLIIPLLSQNIRKAHQLSVAMESKGFKDGPRTYYYNVPFSYKDIVFIIVLIAIITLAYYCSMTFPITGIDDVRLGRVG from the coding sequence ATGTATGAACAATGGAAAATAAGACATTCATTCGTTGATGATGTCAATATTATAACGAAGCTTTTTCTAGGCATCTTACTATTTTTCTTCATTATATTTGTGCATAATTTTGATTTTATGCTTTATACCACCATCTTATTATTAGTATTTTTACTTCTATTTAATGGTACTCAGTTTAAAATCACAGCAATATTTATTGCCATAAGTGTTGGCTTTGCATTACTATCTTCCCTTTTCATGATTTTATATGGGAATGGGAGCCATACCATATTGAAATTTGGTTTTATCCATATTACGACAGAAAGTTTAATACGTGGTTTACATGTCTCATTAAGAACGATTGCTATGTCTTTCTTCGGAATATTAATTGCATTAACATCACAAGTTGTTATGATTTTTTACAGCTTAATGCAACATTTAAAAGTTAAATCAAAAGTTGCATATGCATTTATGGCTGCCATAAGAATGTTACCTTTAATGATAACTTCTTTGATACAATTACGCAGATCCTTAAAAATGCGCTATCAAATGATAGACGCATCAAACTATAGAGGTCTTAATAGGTTCAAACATTTAATCATACCTTTGTTAAGCCAAAACATTAGAAAGGCACATCAATTATCAGTAGCAATGGAGTCTAAAGGATTCAAAGATGGTCCTCGAACTTATTATTACAATGTACCTTTCTCATATAAAGACATTGTCTTTATCATAGTTTTAATTGCCATTATTACATTGGCATATTATTGTTCAATGACATTTCCTATTACGGGTATTGATGATGTTCGTCTAGGTCGTGTCGGTTAA
- a CDS encoding ECF transporter S component — protein MSKGLKLSEILVTVLISVVFAVIYNLWWFVYNGVQATGLHLEQLTNGVWFMAAIVCYLIIPKPGIALLAEFAAGAGETIIMGRFDIPTIVYAFIQGLACEVVFAIFKYQSRSVMVAMLAGFCTAIAAFPIDYYYGYLNEVAGWNLTLFIVFRLISGAVVAGVFSYLLVKALDKTGVTRLFRPASKEDYDNL, from the coding sequence ATGTCAAAAGGTTTAAAGCTATCTGAAATTCTAGTAACCGTACTTATTTCAGTAGTATTCGCAGTTATTTACAATTTATGGTGGTTTGTATACAATGGCGTACAAGCTACAGGACTTCACCTAGAACAACTCACAAACGGGGTTTGGTTCATGGCAGCCATTGTCTGCTATTTAATCATTCCTAAACCCGGTATTGCACTTTTAGCTGAATTTGCTGCTGGTGCAGGCGAAACAATCATTATGGGACGCTTCGATATTCCGACTATTGTTTACGCTTTTATACAAGGTTTAGCTTGTGAAGTTGTCTTTGCAATTTTTAAATACCAATCTCGTTCAGTTATGGTAGCTATGTTAGCAGGATTTTGTACTGCAATTGCAGCTTTCCCTATTGATTATTACTATGGCTACTTAAATGAAGTTGCAGGTTGGAATTTAACTTTATTCATCGTATTTAGATTAATTAGTGGCGCAGTTGTCGCGGGTGTCTTCTCTTATCTTTTAGTAAAAGCATTAGATAAGACGGGTGTTACAAGATTATTCAGACCTGCTTCTAAAGAAGACTACGACAACTTATAA
- the graF gene encoding glycopeptide resistance-associated protein GraF: MANEDQNKKAAEKAKEVEEKLKDKKEEKTDDINQTKQDIQDTLN, translated from the coding sequence ATGGCAAATGAAGATCAAAACAAAAAAGCTGCAGAAAAGGCTAAAGAAGTAGAAGAAAAATTAAAAGATAAAAAAGAAGAAAAAACAGACGATATTAATCAAACAAAACAAGATATACAAGATACACTAAATTAG
- the auxA gene encoding lipoteichoic acid stability factor AuxA encodes MSFLRKHAEIIFSYLIGIVSLFTGLIILINLPLIKQLNGGKKVDTHVHNVWEFLNAFFSEIIKVMSRFIGNFPIVSAIVIIIFGILVMLIGHTLFRTIKYDYDISIFFLVIGIMYFIITLILMTQVYGFFAVIFMIPFTIHIGYIVYKDELNQENVKNHYMWIIISYGISYLITQIALYGRIDANEIESIDILSVNAFFIIMWLLGQMAIWNFLFLRRALPLTKQELGEEEPELSRTSKGNVTNQTKIHLKQLQDKTTEYARKTRRSVDLDKIRAKRDKFKAKVNDIIDIQEDDIPNWMRKPKWVKPMYVELFCGAVIFLFTFLEFNNRNALFVSGDWKLSQTQYVIEWVTLLILLFIIIAYIATTLTFHLKGKFYYLQLFMGSILFFKLLTEFINIMIHGLLLSVFITPTLLLMLLAIIISYSLQLRERP; translated from the coding sequence ATGTCTTTTCTTAGGAAACACGCCGAAATTATTTTTAGCTATTTAATCGGTATCGTTTCACTCTTCACTGGTCTCATTATTTTAATCAACTTGCCATTAATTAAACAGTTAAATGGTGGTAAAAAAGTTGATACGCATGTTCATAACGTGTGGGAATTTCTGAATGCATTTTTCAGTGAAATTATTAAAGTAATGAGTCGATTTATAGGTAATTTCCCTATAGTTAGTGCAATTGTGATAATTATATTCGGTATTTTAGTTATGTTGATTGGTCATACACTATTTAGAACAATTAAGTATGACTATGATATTTCTATCTTTTTCTTAGTTATCGGTATCATGTACTTTATTATTACACTTATATTAATGACACAAGTTTATGGATTTTTTGCAGTAATTTTTATGATTCCTTTTACAATTCATATTGGCTATATCGTCTATAAAGATGAATTGAATCAAGAAAATGTTAAAAATCATTACATGTGGATTATCATAAGTTATGGTATAAGTTATTTAATTACACAAATTGCATTGTATGGCAGAATAGATGCTAATGAGATAGAATCAATTGATATTTTAAGTGTCAATGCATTCTTTATTATTATGTGGTTACTTGGTCAAATGGCAATTTGGAACTTCTTATTCTTGCGTCGTGCTTTACCATTAACGAAACAAGAATTAGGCGAAGAGGAACCAGAATTATCAAGAACGAGTAAAGGAAATGTTACGAATCAAACTAAAATTCACTTGAAACAACTCCAAGATAAGACTACAGAATATGCACGTAAGACAAGAAGAAGTGTCGATTTAGATAAAATTAGAGCTAAAAGAGATAAATTCAAAGCGAAAGTTAATGATATTATCGATATTCAGGAAGATGATATTCCTAATTGGATGAGAAAACCAAAATGGGTAAAACCAATGTACGTTGAACTATTTTGCGGTGCTGTTATTTTCTTATTTACGTTTTTAGAATTTAATAACCGTAATGCATTGTTTGTGTCTGGTGACTGGAAGCTGTCTCAAACACAATATGTCATCGAATGGGTTACTTTATTAATATTGTTATTCATTATTATCGCGTATATCGCTACAACATTAACATTCCATTTGAAAGGTAAGTTTTATTATTTACAACTGTTTATGGGAAGTATTTTGTTCTTCAAGTTGTTAACTGAATTTATTAATATAATGATTCATGGATTACTTCTTTCAGTTTTCATTACACCAACATTACTTTTAATGTTATTAGCAATTATTATTTCTTATTCATTACAATTGCGAGAACGCCCATAA
- a CDS encoding class I SAM-dependent rRNA methyltransferase, which yields MKLATLNKGKETKYFNGYPLIDEEDIYSHDHLKEGDIFQIVTDKSQYVATAYVGRQHKGLGWVLSYDKSQEINIAFFTKLFNDAIEERQYYFNIDGTNAFRLFNAEGDGVGGLTIDNYDGHLLIQWYSKGIYKFKYAILEAIRKVFNYKSIYEKVRFKDSEYSGGFVEGDAPDFPIVIEENFTFYNVDLEDGLMTGIFLDQKEVRKKLRDQYASERQVLNLFSYTGAFSVIAASEATSTTSVDLANRSRSLTEENFGLNAIDPKSQYIYVMDTFDFFKYAARHGHSYDTIVIDPPSFARSKKRTFSVQKDYDKLINGALNILSSEGTLLLCTNASVYPLKQFKNTIKKTLEESGVEFELAEVMGLPKDFKTHPHYKPSKYLKAVFVNIRH from the coding sequence ATGAAGTTAGCAACTTTGAATAAAGGTAAAGAAACAAAATATTTCAATGGGTATCCATTGATAGATGAAGAGGATATTTATTCACATGACCATTTGAAAGAAGGAGACATTTTCCAAATTGTGACAGATAAATCACAATATGTTGCAACTGCCTATGTTGGACGCCAGCACAAAGGATTGGGTTGGGTACTTTCATATGATAAGTCTCAAGAAATTAACATTGCATTTTTCACTAAATTATTTAATGACGCAATAGAAGAACGTCAATATTACTTTAATATTGATGGTACGAATGCTTTTAGATTATTTAATGCTGAAGGTGATGGTGTTGGTGGATTAACAATTGATAATTATGATGGACATCTATTAATTCAATGGTATTCCAAAGGTATTTATAAATTTAAATATGCAATTCTTGAAGCAATTAGAAAAGTGTTTAATTATAAATCTATTTATGAAAAAGTAAGATTTAAAGATAGTGAATATAGTGGTGGATTTGTTGAAGGTGATGCACCTGATTTTCCAATTGTCATTGAAGAAAACTTTACGTTCTATAATGTTGACCTTGAAGATGGATTAATGACGGGTATCTTTTTAGATCAAAAAGAAGTACGTAAAAAATTACGAGATCAATATGCTTCAGAACGACAGGTACTAAATTTATTTAGTTATACCGGTGCTTTTTCTGTAATCGCAGCAAGTGAAGCAACATCAACTACAAGTGTAGATTTGGCAAACCGTTCTCGAAGTTTAACTGAAGAAAATTTTGGCTTAAATGCTATTGATCCTAAATCACAATATATTTATGTGATGGATACTTTCGATTTCTTTAAATACGCAGCGCGTCATGGACACAGCTATGACACGATTGTAATTGATCCACCTAGTTTTGCACGTAGTAAAAAGCGTACATTTTCAGTGCAAAAAGATTACGACAAATTAATTAATGGCGCATTAAATATTTTATCTTCCGAAGGGACATTATTGCTATGTACAAATGCAAGTGTATATCCTTTGAAACAATTTAAAAATACCATTAAAAAGACACTAGAAGAGAGTGGTGTGGAATTCGAATTAGCTGAGGTCATGGGATTACCTAAAGATTTTAAAACACATCCACATTACAAACCTTCAAAATATTTAAAAGCAGTTTTTGTAAATATTAGACATTAA
- a CDS encoding phosphocarrier protein HPr encodes MEQNSYVIIDETGIHARPATMLVQTASKFDSDIQLEYNGKKVNLKSIMGVMSLGVGKDAEITIYADGSDESDAIQAISDVLSKEGLTK; translated from the coding sequence ATGGAACAAAATTCATATGTAATCATCGACGAGACTGGTATTCACGCTAGACCAGCAACAATGTTAGTACAAACAGCTTCAAAATTCGATTCAGATATTCAATTAGAATATAATGGTAAAAAAGTTAACTTAAAATCAATCATGGGTGTTATGAGCCTTGGTGTTGGTAAAGATGCTGAAATTACAATTTATGCTGACGGTAGTGATGAATCTGACGCCATTCAAGCAATCAGTGACGTCTTATCAAAAGAAGGATTGACTAAATAA
- a CDS encoding ABC transporter ATP-binding protein yields the protein MLKVSDLRLKYPNGQRKIFDHLNITIQDKEKVLLLGPSGCGKSTLLNVLSGIVPNLIELPMKYDELIIDPLSGVIFQDPDSQFCMPKVYEELAFVLENRQVPRQDMDQLIIDALNMVNLNVSSATYVKDLSGGMKQKLAIVETILQQSKTLFLDEPTAMLDVQATKDLWSKLIELWEDQTVVIVEHKVNHIWQHVDRVILMDYAGNIIADANPDTILNEYDSLLTEYGVWHPKAWEYAPKHIPFPASKDNLLHFNEGHIIRGKSTLFKFSDLKIDKGEWITITGANGSGKTTLLESIMQLIKYQGSVHFQNHRLTKIKHAAKNMYLVYQNPELQFITNSVYEEINIHFNHLSKNESENETMHLLKLLNLEDVKDQHPFELSIGQKRRLSVATALSSKADIIFLDEPTFGLDSHNTFELIKLFQQRIQIGQSIVMVTHDDEIIARYPSKRLKISDGKLLDCDGDINV from the coding sequence GTGTTAAAGGTTAGTGATTTACGACTAAAATATCCTAATGGTCAGCGAAAGATTTTCGATCATCTTAACATCACTATTCAGGATAAAGAAAAAGTACTTTTATTAGGACCTTCTGGATGTGGTAAAAGCACCCTTCTCAATGTATTGAGTGGTATTGTTCCTAATTTAATCGAACTACCTATGAAATATGATGAATTAATTATCGATCCATTAAGTGGCGTCATTTTTCAAGATCCAGATAGTCAATTTTGTATGCCAAAAGTTTATGAAGAATTAGCTTTCGTTTTAGAAAATAGACAAGTACCGCGTCAAGATATGGACCAGTTAATTATTGATGCTTTAAATATGGTTAACTTGAATGTTTCATCAGCAACGTACGTTAAAGATTTAAGCGGTGGAATGAAGCAAAAACTTGCAATTGTTGAAACCATTCTTCAGCAATCAAAAACATTATTTTTAGATGAACCAACTGCAATGCTAGATGTCCAAGCAACAAAAGACTTATGGTCCAAGTTAATTGAATTATGGGAAGATCAAACAGTTGTTATAGTTGAACACAAAGTGAATCATATATGGCAACATGTCGATCGCGTAATTCTAATGGATTATGCTGGTAATATTATTGCTGATGCAAACCCTGATACAATACTAAATGAATACGATAGTTTATTAACTGAGTATGGTGTCTGGCATCCTAAAGCTTGGGAATATGCACCAAAACATATCCCCTTCCCAGCATCAAAAGATAATTTATTACACTTTAACGAAGGACATATCATTCGAGGCAAATCTACATTATTTAAATTTTCAGATTTAAAAATAGATAAAGGTGAATGGATTACGATTACAGGAGCAAATGGTAGTGGGAAAACTACATTACTCGAATCAATTATGCAATTGATTAAGTATCAAGGTAGTGTGCATTTTCAAAATCACCGTTTAACTAAAATTAAACATGCTGCCAAAAATATGTATCTTGTTTATCAAAATCCTGAATTACAGTTCATTACAAATTCAGTTTATGAAGAAATTAATATTCACTTTAATCATCTATCTAAAAATGAAAGTGAAAATGAAACGATGCATCTTTTAAAATTATTGAATTTAGAAGATGTCAAAGATCAACATCCATTTGAATTATCTATTGGACAAAAGCGACGTCTTAGTGTCGCTACAGCATTAAGTTCAAAAGCTGATATCATTTTTTTAGATGAGCCCACTTTTGGACTTGATAGTCATAATACATTCGAATTGATCAAACTTTTCCAACAACGCATTCAAATTGGCCAAAGTATAGTGATGGTGACACATGATGACGAAATAATTGCACGCTATCCATCAAAAAGACTTAAAATTTCGGATGGTAAATTGCTAGATTGTGATGGTGATATTAATGTATGA